A region of Solanum dulcamara chromosome 7, daSolDulc1.2, whole genome shotgun sequence DNA encodes the following proteins:
- the LOC129895818 gene encoding 11S globulin seed storage protein 1-like — protein sequence MASNSSLLCFFFCFLFLCQVSFAQIFERQQFWQRLKHQQQHRALRSKTECQIERLNAQEPNRRFESEAGVVEFWDATQEQFECAGIQAVRHEIRRKGLLLPYYSNTPQLIYIVQGSGVHSAVFPGCAETFETESSQSKFVSRRSLDRHQKVRRFQAGDILALPAGVTHWTYNDGEEPIISVSLIDTSNDANQLDLTFRKFFLAGNPQQGVQQQILGRQQQEASQYGRRGSEQEKGGNMLSGFEAEILSEAFNVDVEIIRKLQEQAPERGIIVQAENLRFLLPEEKEEQEEEEREWYSKRGIPLNGLEETFCTMKLRENIGRPTRSDVYNPRGGRISTVNSNTLPVLNWLQLSAERGTVYSNAIVAPHWNMNAHSIIYIIRGSGRFQVVGNAGKSVFDDDVRQGQLIVVPQNFAIVKKAGEQGLDYIAFKTNDNAMISPLAGRLSAIRAMPEEVLMNSYQISRQEAKSLKYNRDELSIFGPGARSSKQYA from the exons ATGGCTTCTAATTCCTCTTTACtctgttttttcttttgttttctctttctttgcCAGGTCAGCTTTGCTCAGATCTTTGAGCGACAGCAGTTCTGGCAAAGGCTGAAGCATCAGCAGCAGCACCGGGCACTCAGATCCAAGACTGAGTGTCAGATAGAGCGTTTGAACGCTCAAGAACCAAACCGTAGGTTCGAATCCGAGGCGGGTGTAGTTGAGTTCTGGGATGCTACCCAAGAACAGTTCGAGTGCGCCGGAATCCAGGCCGTTAGGCATGAGATCCGGCGCAAAGGGCTTTTGTTGCCTTACTATAGCAACACTCCCCAGCTCATCTATATCgttcaag GAAGTGGAGTTCATTCAGCTGTATTCCCGGGCTGCGCCGAGACATTTGAAACCGAGTCGTCACAATCTAAATTTGTTTCGCGGAGATCACTCGATCGTCACCAGAAAGTTAGGCGTTTTCAGGCGGGAGATATTCTTGCATTGCCTGCCGGAGTTACTCATTGGACATATAATGATGGTGAAGAACCTATTATAAGTGTCTCACTTATTGACACTTCTAATGATGCCAATCAACTTGATCTCACCTTCAGG AAATTCTTCCTTGCTGGAAATCCTCAACAAGGAGTACAACAACAAATATTAGGAAGACAACAACAGGAAGCCAGCCAATATGGAAGAAGAGGCTCTGAACAAGAGAAAGGAGGCAACATGTTAAGCGGATTCGAAGCTGAAATTCTCTCCGAGGCTTTCAATGTGGACGTTGAGATTATAAGAAAGCTCCAGGAACAGGCGCCTGAGAGAGGCATTATCGTCCAGGCTGAGAACCTTCGTTTCCTCCTCCCGGAGgagaaagaagaacaagaagaagaagaacgaGAATGGTATAGTAAAAGAGGAATCCCTCTTAATGGATTGGAAGAAACTTTTTGCACAATGAAGTTGAGGGAGAACATTGGCCGTCCTACAAGATCTGACGTGTACAATCCACGTGGTGGACGCATAAGCACGGTCAATAGTAATACCCTCCCCGTCCTTAACTGGCTCCAGCTCAGCGCTGAGAGAGGAACCGTTTATAGC AATGCCATAGTAGCACCACATTGGAACATGAATGCTCACTCAATCATCTACATCATCCGTGGAAGCGGCCGGTTCCAAGTGGTCGGGAACGCGGGGAAATCCGTGTTCGATGACGATGTGAGGCAGGGGCAACTAATTGTCGTGCCTCAAAACTTTGCCATAGTGAAGAAGGCAGGGGAACAAGGACTCGATTACATCGCTTTCAAAACCAACGACAACGCGATGATTAGTCCGTTAGCCGGGCGGTTATCGGCTATCCGAGCCATGCCAGAGGAAGTCCTCATGAACTCGTACCAAATTTCAAGGCAGGAGGCCAAGAGCTTGAAGTATAATAGGGATGAGCTTAGTATTTTTGGACCAGGAGCTAGGTCTAGCAAGCAATATGCCTAA
- the LOC129895658 gene encoding PH, RCC1 and FYVE domains-containing protein 1-like isoform X2, whose protein sequence is MADPASYGNPDRDIDQGLIALKKGTQLIKYSRKGKPKFCPFRVSPDETTLIWYSRGAERNLKLSTVSKIIPGQRTPVFKRFLRPEKEYLSFSLIYNNGERSLDLICKDKVEAEIWIAGLKNIISAGQARSRRTRSDITDLQNSNPCGASLDFSQTISRDWTSADPYGGETSLNVRSSDVGSERGNMQVRTSSDGFRISVSSTPSCSSGGSGPDDIESLGDVYVWGEIWCDGALKDGAGNPIPVKHDVLTPKPLESNVVLDVHQIACGVRHVALVTRQGEVFTWGEESGGRLGHGVEKDFSRPKLVEYLAVTNVDFVSCGEFHTCAVSTMGDLYTWGDGTHNAGLLGHGNDVSHWIPKRVSGPLEGLQVLSVACGTWHSALATANGKLFTFGDGTYGALGHGDHVTVPYPREVQSLNGLKTIKVACGVWHTAAIVEVTNHNCGNLPTRKLFTWGDGDKYRLGHGNKEAYMLPTCVSALIDYNFHQLACGHNMTVGLTTSGHVFIMGSNAYDQLGNPQADGKAPSLVQDRLVGEFVEEIACGSFHVAVLTSRSEVFTWGKGANGRLGHGDTEDRNSPTLIEALKDRHVKNIACGSNYTASICIHKWVSGADQSVCSGCRQAFGFTRKRHNCYNCGLVHCHACSSKKALKAALAPTPGKPHRVCDSCYMKLKKASEGNSSLFVKKFNSSHRPVENSKLDRGEAKISRVLLSPTIEPIKYLEVKSTRPGIKSDNFSIVRASQVPSLLQLKDIAFPSSLSALQYALKPVAQSQPQPPPPSSNSRPASPYSRRPSPPRSPAPVFSRGVIDSLRKTNDVLHQEVAKLQNQIKSLKQKSDGQDAELRKLKESSQELSRLVAERASKCNVAVETMKSITIQLKDLSQELPPDISESPAIKSIHAQVESFLNTFGNQASEDNSSLQPDTSSYSHQKPTHRNKISESVIRNDHWDAAGIHETSHSGDGTVRENHGQSTPRSFSGSPKAPREGQKEVIEQFEPGVYVTLLQLTNGTKIFKRVRFSKRRFAEQQAEEWWKENKDRLLKKYSPPKTNVTSTTTDSSPASPAPPAQENSETS, encoded by the exons ATGGCAGATCCTGCTAGTTATGGCAATCCTGACCGCGACATTGACCAG GGACTAATTGCGTTGAAGAAAGGTACACAGCTAATTAAGTATAGCCGGAAGGGGAAGCCAAAGTTCTGCCCTTTCAGAGTTTCTCCG GATGAAACAACGTTAATTTGGTACTCTCGTGGAGCAGAAAGGAATCTAAAGCTATCAACAGTTTCAAAAATTATTCCAGGCCAGAGAACT CCtgtttttaaaagatttttgcGCCCAGAGAAGGAGTACTTGTCATTTTCCCTTATATACAACAATGGCGAAAGATCTCTAGATCTG ATCTGCAAGGATAAGGTCGAAGCGGAGATTTGGATTGCTGGACTAAAGAATATAATTTCGGCTGGCCAAGCTCGTAGTAGACGTACTCGGAGTGATATTACTGAT TTACAAAATTCCAATCCATGTGGTGCATCACTAGATTTCAGCCAAACTATTTCTCGGGATTGGACTTCTGCTGATCCATATGGTGGTGAAACTTCCTTGAATGTCCGAAGCTCAGATGTGGGGTCTGAACGTGGAAATATGCAAGTAAGAACAAGTTCAGATGGTTTCCGTATTAGTGTCTCTAGCACTCCAAGTTGTTCGAGTGGGGGTTCGGGGCCAGATGACATAGAATCATTAGGTGATGTTTATGTGTGGGGGGAGATTTGGTGTGATGGAGCATTAAAAGACGGGGCAGGGAATCCAATTCCCGTTAAACATGATGTACTTACTCCCAAACCTTTGGAGTCAAATGTGGTTCTTGATGTTCATCagattgcttgtggtgtacGACATGTTGCTCTTGTTACAAGGCAAGGAGAGGTTTTCACTTGGGGAGAAGAATCCGGGGGAAGACTGGGTCATGGAGTTGAAAAGGACTTTAGCCGTCCTAAACTTGTTGAATATTTGGCAGTTACAAATGTCGATTTTGTTTCGTGTGGAGAGTTTCATACCTGTGCTGTGTCTACGATGGGCGATTTATATACTTGGGGTGATGGAACACACAATGCTGGACTTCTTGGGCATGGCAATGATGTCAGCCATTGGATACCCAAGAGAGTTTCCGGTCCGCTGGAAGGGCTTCAAGTTTTATCGGTTGCATGTGGCACCTGGCATTCAGCATTGGCAACTGCAAATGGAAAACTATTCACATTCGGGGATGGAACATATGGCGCCTTAGGTCATGGCGATCATGTAACTGTACCGTATCCCAGGGAAGTTCAATCACTGAATGGACTTAAGACTATTAAAGTCGCTTGCGGTGTGTGGCACACTGCTGCTATCGTGGAAGTCACGAACCATAACTGTGGAAATCTTCCCACGAGAAAGTTATTCACTTGGGGAGATGGCGATAAGTATAGATTAGGCCACGGAAATAAAGAAGCTTATATGCTTCCGACCTGTGTCTCTGCACTTATCGATTACAACTTCCATCAGTTAGCATGTGGACATAATATGACCGTTGGTCTTACCACATCGGGTCATGTCTTCATCATGGGAAGCAATGCATATGATCAGCTCGGAAATCCACAGGCTGATGGGAAGGCTCCTTCTCTTGTACAAGATAGATTGGTAGGTGAATTTGTTGAAGAAATAGCATGTGGCTCATTCCATGTTGCTGTTCTTACATCAAGAAGTGAAGTCTTTACATGGGGAAAAGGTGCTAACGGAAGGTTAGGTCACGGTGACACTGAAGATCGCAACAGTCCAACATTAATCGAGGCCTTAAAAGACAGGCATGTGAAGAACATAGCATGTGGCTCTAATTACACTGCCAGCATTTGCATTCATAAGTGGGTGTCTGGAGCAGATCAATCTGTTTGCTCAGGTTGTCGACAAGCATTTGGATTTACGCGAAAGAGGCACAACTGTTATAATTGTGGACTAGTGCATTGTCATGCTTGTAGTTCGAAAAAAGCACTGAAAGCTGCACTGGCTCCAACTCCAGGTAAACCTCACCGAGTTTGTGACTCTTGCTACATGAAATTGAAAAAGGCTTCCGAAGGAAATTCCTcactttttgttaaaaaattCAACTCCTCTCATCGACCAGTAGAGAATAGTAAGTTAGACAGGGGCGAGGCGAAAATATCAAGAGTTTTGCTCTCTCCCACAATAGAACCAATTAAGTACCTCGAAGTCAAGTCTACGAGGCCTGGCATCAAATCAGATAATTTCAGTATAGTGAGAGCTTCACAAGTTCCATCACTTTTGCAATTAAAAGATATTGCTTTTCCGAGTTCACTTAGTGCACTTCAATATGCCTTGAAGCCTGTC GCTCAGTCTCAGCCTCAGCCTCCACCTCCTTCGTCCAACTCTAGACCTGCTTCACCGTACTCGAGAAGACCAAGTCCTCCACGCTCCCCTGCGCCTGTTTTCTCAAGGGGTGTCATTGATAGTCTTAGAAAGACAAATGATGTATTGCACCAAGAAGTTGCCAAATTGCAAAACCAG atCAAAAGTTTAAagcagaaaagcgacggacaagaTGCTGAACTTCGAAAATTGAAGGAAAGTTCTCAAGAATTATCTAGGTTGGTTGCAGAGAGAGCATCAAAATGTAATGTCGCAGTGGAAACCATGAAGTCTATTACTATTCAA CTGAAAGATTTGTCACAAGAACTGCCTCCTGATATCTCTGAGAGTCCAGCCATTAAATCTATACATGCTCAAGTTGAATCATTTCTTAATACATTTGGGAATCAAGCATCTGAAGACAACTCTTCTTTGCAACCAGACACATCGTCGTATAGTCATCAGAAGCCAACACATAGAAATAAAATATCTGAGTCTGTCATTAGAAATGATCACTGGGATGCTGCTGGAATCCATGAAACGTCACACAGTGGCGATGGAACAGTACGCGAAAACCATGGACAATCAACTCCTAGAAGTTTTTCAGGGTCACCTAAAGCTCCCAGAGAGGGTCAAAAGGAAGTTATCGAACAATTTGAACCGGGAGTCTATGTCACTCTCCTTCAACTTACAAATGGCACAAAGATCTTCAAACGAGTTAGGTTCAG TAAACGAAGGTTTGCTGAGCAACAAGCAGAAGAATGGTGGAAGGAAAACAAAGACAGGCTACTGAAAAAGTACAGCCCTCCGAAGACAAACGTCACGTCTACTACTACTGATTCATCACCAGCATCTCCAGCACCACCAGCACAAGAAAATAGCGAAACATCATAG
- the LOC129895658 gene encoding PH, RCC1 and FYVE domains-containing protein 1-like isoform X1 codes for MADPASYGNPDRDIDQGLIALKKGTQLIKYSRKGKPKFCPFRVSPDETTLIWYSRGAERNLKLSTVSKIIPGQRTPVFKRFLRPEKEYLSFSLIYNNGERSLDLICKDKVEAEIWIAGLKNIISAGQARSRRTRSDITDVNFSQTISRDWTSADPYGGETSLNVRSSDVGSERGNMQVRTSSDGFRISVSSTPSCSSGGSGPDDIESLGDVYVWGEIWCDGALKDGAGNPIPVKHDVLTPKPLESNVVLDVHQIACGVRHVALVTRQGEVFTWGEESGGRLGHGVEKDFSRPKLVEYLAVTNVDFVSCGEFHTCAVSTMGDLYTWGDGTHNAGLLGHGNDVSHWIPKRVSGPLEGLQVLSVACGTWHSALATANGKLFTFGDGTYGALGHGDHVTVPYPREVQSLNGLKTIKVACGVWHTAAIVEVTNHNCGNLPTRKLFTWGDGDKYRLGHGNKEAYMLPTCVSALIDYNFHQLACGHNMTVGLTTSGHVFIMGSNAYDQLGNPQADGKAPSLVQDRLVGEFVEEIACGSFHVAVLTSRSEVFTWGKGANGRLGHGDTEDRNSPTLIEALKDRHVKNIACGSNYTASICIHKWVSGADQSVCSGCRQAFGFTRKRHNCYNCGLVHCHACSSKKALKAALAPTPGKPHRVCDSCYMKLKKASEGNSSLFVKKFNSSHRPVENSKLDRGEAKISRVLLSPTIEPIKYLEVKSTRPGIKSDNFSIVRASQVPSLLQLKDIAFPSSLSALQYALKPVVTAPPQPQFQPQAQSQPQPPPPSSNSRPASPYSRRPSPPRSPAPVFSRGVIDSLRKTNDVLHQEVAKLQNQIKSLKQKSDGQDAELRKLKESSQELSRLVAERASKCNVAVETMKSITIQLKDLSQELPPDISESPAIKSIHAQVESFLNTFGNQASEDNSSLQPDTSSYSHQKPTHRNKISESVIRNDHWDAAGIHETSHSGDGTVRENHGQSTPRSFSGSPKAPREGQKEVIEQFEPGVYVTLLQLTNGTKIFKRVRFSKRRFAEQQAEEWWKENKDRLLKKYSPPKTNVTSTTTDSSPASPAPPAQENSETS; via the exons ATGGCAGATCCTGCTAGTTATGGCAATCCTGACCGCGACATTGACCAG GGACTAATTGCGTTGAAGAAAGGTACACAGCTAATTAAGTATAGCCGGAAGGGGAAGCCAAAGTTCTGCCCTTTCAGAGTTTCTCCG GATGAAACAACGTTAATTTGGTACTCTCGTGGAGCAGAAAGGAATCTAAAGCTATCAACAGTTTCAAAAATTATTCCAGGCCAGAGAACT CCtgtttttaaaagatttttgcGCCCAGAGAAGGAGTACTTGTCATTTTCCCTTATATACAACAATGGCGAAAGATCTCTAGATCTG ATCTGCAAGGATAAGGTCGAAGCGGAGATTTGGATTGCTGGACTAAAGAATATAATTTCGGCTGGCCAAGCTCGTAGTAGACGTACTCGGAGTGATATTACTGATGTAA ATTTCAGCCAAACTATTTCTCGGGATTGGACTTCTGCTGATCCATATGGTGGTGAAACTTCCTTGAATGTCCGAAGCTCAGATGTGGGGTCTGAACGTGGAAATATGCAAGTAAGAACAAGTTCAGATGGTTTCCGTATTAGTGTCTCTAGCACTCCAAGTTGTTCGAGTGGGGGTTCGGGGCCAGATGACATAGAATCATTAGGTGATGTTTATGTGTGGGGGGAGATTTGGTGTGATGGAGCATTAAAAGACGGGGCAGGGAATCCAATTCCCGTTAAACATGATGTACTTACTCCCAAACCTTTGGAGTCAAATGTGGTTCTTGATGTTCATCagattgcttgtggtgtacGACATGTTGCTCTTGTTACAAGGCAAGGAGAGGTTTTCACTTGGGGAGAAGAATCCGGGGGAAGACTGGGTCATGGAGTTGAAAAGGACTTTAGCCGTCCTAAACTTGTTGAATATTTGGCAGTTACAAATGTCGATTTTGTTTCGTGTGGAGAGTTTCATACCTGTGCTGTGTCTACGATGGGCGATTTATATACTTGGGGTGATGGAACACACAATGCTGGACTTCTTGGGCATGGCAATGATGTCAGCCATTGGATACCCAAGAGAGTTTCCGGTCCGCTGGAAGGGCTTCAAGTTTTATCGGTTGCATGTGGCACCTGGCATTCAGCATTGGCAACTGCAAATGGAAAACTATTCACATTCGGGGATGGAACATATGGCGCCTTAGGTCATGGCGATCATGTAACTGTACCGTATCCCAGGGAAGTTCAATCACTGAATGGACTTAAGACTATTAAAGTCGCTTGCGGTGTGTGGCACACTGCTGCTATCGTGGAAGTCACGAACCATAACTGTGGAAATCTTCCCACGAGAAAGTTATTCACTTGGGGAGATGGCGATAAGTATAGATTAGGCCACGGAAATAAAGAAGCTTATATGCTTCCGACCTGTGTCTCTGCACTTATCGATTACAACTTCCATCAGTTAGCATGTGGACATAATATGACCGTTGGTCTTACCACATCGGGTCATGTCTTCATCATGGGAAGCAATGCATATGATCAGCTCGGAAATCCACAGGCTGATGGGAAGGCTCCTTCTCTTGTACAAGATAGATTGGTAGGTGAATTTGTTGAAGAAATAGCATGTGGCTCATTCCATGTTGCTGTTCTTACATCAAGAAGTGAAGTCTTTACATGGGGAAAAGGTGCTAACGGAAGGTTAGGTCACGGTGACACTGAAGATCGCAACAGTCCAACATTAATCGAGGCCTTAAAAGACAGGCATGTGAAGAACATAGCATGTGGCTCTAATTACACTGCCAGCATTTGCATTCATAAGTGGGTGTCTGGAGCAGATCAATCTGTTTGCTCAGGTTGTCGACAAGCATTTGGATTTACGCGAAAGAGGCACAACTGTTATAATTGTGGACTAGTGCATTGTCATGCTTGTAGTTCGAAAAAAGCACTGAAAGCTGCACTGGCTCCAACTCCAGGTAAACCTCACCGAGTTTGTGACTCTTGCTACATGAAATTGAAAAAGGCTTCCGAAGGAAATTCCTcactttttgttaaaaaattCAACTCCTCTCATCGACCAGTAGAGAATAGTAAGTTAGACAGGGGCGAGGCGAAAATATCAAGAGTTTTGCTCTCTCCCACAATAGAACCAATTAAGTACCTCGAAGTCAAGTCTACGAGGCCTGGCATCAAATCAGATAATTTCAGTATAGTGAGAGCTTCACAAGTTCCATCACTTTTGCAATTAAAAGATATTGCTTTTCCGAGTTCACTTAGTGCACTTCAATATGCCTTGAAGCCTGTCGTGACAGCACCACCTCAACCTCAGTTTCAGCCTCAGGCTCAGTCTCAGCCTCAGCCTCCACCTCCTTCGTCCAACTCTAGACCTGCTTCACCGTACTCGAGAAGACCAAGTCCTCCACGCTCCCCTGCGCCTGTTTTCTCAAGGGGTGTCATTGATAGTCTTAGAAAGACAAATGATGTATTGCACCAAGAAGTTGCCAAATTGCAAAACCAG atCAAAAGTTTAAagcagaaaagcgacggacaagaTGCTGAACTTCGAAAATTGAAGGAAAGTTCTCAAGAATTATCTAGGTTGGTTGCAGAGAGAGCATCAAAATGTAATGTCGCAGTGGAAACCATGAAGTCTATTACTATTCAA CTGAAAGATTTGTCACAAGAACTGCCTCCTGATATCTCTGAGAGTCCAGCCATTAAATCTATACATGCTCAAGTTGAATCATTTCTTAATACATTTGGGAATCAAGCATCTGAAGACAACTCTTCTTTGCAACCAGACACATCGTCGTATAGTCATCAGAAGCCAACACATAGAAATAAAATATCTGAGTCTGTCATTAGAAATGATCACTGGGATGCTGCTGGAATCCATGAAACGTCACACAGTGGCGATGGAACAGTACGCGAAAACCATGGACAATCAACTCCTAGAAGTTTTTCAGGGTCACCTAAAGCTCCCAGAGAGGGTCAAAAGGAAGTTATCGAACAATTTGAACCGGGAGTCTATGTCACTCTCCTTCAACTTACAAATGGCACAAAGATCTTCAAACGAGTTAGGTTCAG TAAACGAAGGTTTGCTGAGCAACAAGCAGAAGAATGGTGGAAGGAAAACAAAGACAGGCTACTGAAAAAGTACAGCCCTCCGAAGACAAACGTCACGTCTACTACTACTGATTCATCACCAGCATCTCCAGCACCACCAGCACAAGAAAATAGCGAAACATCATAG